The sequence GCGGCGGGATGCCGGCCATGGCCCCGGCGCCGAGGACCGTCACCGCGAAGGTGCCGGGCAGGGCTCGGCGCAGCACAGGCAACTGACGCAGGTCGCGGGTACCGGTGGCATGGTCCACCACCCCGATCATCATGAACAGCCCGGACTTGAACAGGGCGTGCGCGATCGTGTGGATGAGGGCGGCGGCGATGCCGGCCTCCGTGCCGGTGCCGATGGCCGCGACGATGAGCCCGAGCTGGCTGACCGTCGAGTAGGCCATCAGCTTCTTGAGGTCGTGCTGCTGCACAGCGCGCCAACCCCCGACGAGAGCGGTGATGAGGCCGGCGGTGACGAGCAGGACGGACCACAGCGCATTCTCATGAAACGCCGGGGAGAACCGCAGGAGCAGGAAGATGCCCGCCTTGACCACGGCAGCGGCGTGCAGGTAGGCGGACACCGGCGTGATGGCGGCCATGGCATCTGGCAGCCAGGAGTGGAACGGGAACTGGGCCGACTTGGTCATGGCGGCAAGCGCGATGAGCAGCCCGATGGTGGTGGTGAACGCCGGGTCAGACGTCCACAACCCGGCCGAGGCCTGCGGGTCCAGGATCACCGAGAGGTCGGTGGTGCCGGCGCGCACGGCCACCAGGACCACCGCCACGAGCAGCGCCAGCCCGCCGAGGAATGTCACCAGCAGGGTGCGCATGGACGGGGCGAAGGCGGCGCGTCCGGAGCGGGCGATGAGCAGGAACGAGGCCAGCGAGGTCAGTTCCCAGCACAGGAACAGCACCATCAGGTCATCGGCGGTGACCAGGCCGACCATGGACACCGTGAACAGGGCCATGCCGAGGTAGAAACTCAGGTAGGCCGAGGGCCGCATCCCGGCGTCGAGATACCGGGTCGAGTACACCAGCACGACGGCGCCGATGAGCAGGGAGATCAGCGTGAAGACGCTCGAGATGGGGTCGGCCGCGAAGGACAGGTCGATCCCCCAGGCCGGAATCCAGGGGGTGGACCAGGTGTTGGCAGCCGAACCGGCATCGGTCCCCGTTCCGGCGGCACCGCCAGTCAGCAGGGCCGGAAGGTAGAGCACCGCGGCGCCCAGGTAGACGGCGGCGAGCGGCCAGCCGGCATTGCGTCCCAGCCAACGGCAGAACAGCGGGGTGAGGATGAGTCCGACCGCCAACAGGGCAAGCGTGAGGGCGATCAACATGCGACTCACCCTACCGAAGCTCGGTGGCCCACGTGACACCAGCAGGCCGCGTCCGGTCGTCTTCGGAGGCACGTCGCGAGAGCCCCTTTAAGTAGTCAAGAAGTAGTCAGGATTTCGGACGCGCCACCGGAGCTGTTCGCTGCCAGCGAACGAATGGCGTCGGAGACCTCCACCAGCAGCCTCCGATCTGCCGGGTGACCGCTGGCCCGGTCGGTCACCAGGCCGACGGCCAAGTCCAGGTCCGGGTCCGCCCAGCCCAGGCAGACGTCCGATCCGTTGTGCCCAAAGGTCCGTTCCGTGCTGGTCTCCCCCAGCGGACATCCCGCTCCGGTGCCGCCCAGCTGCACCCCGGTCCCCCAGCGGGTCGGCAGTCTGGTCCAGCCGTCCGGACCCCCGTCCGAGCTCGGTGTACACAGCGCCTCCCGCTCCGGGACGTGGAGCAGGTACCGGTAGAACCGTGCGAGCTCCAGCGCGGTGGTGGAGATCCCGGCCGCCGGGATCTGGGCCTGCCGGACGACCCGGCGGTTCAGCAGGGCCGCGATCACGGGCCCGCCCGGGGCGGCGCGGAGGGAACCGTCGAAGGGCAGGCAGCGGGGCAGCTCAGAGTCCGGTACGCCGGGATGGACGTCGTGGAGTCCGGCCGGCTCCAGGACCAGCTCCCGCAGCAGACCGGCCCAACCCACGTCTCCGTCTCCTCCCACACCCCGCCCGCCATCCCGACCGACAGCCCGCCGTGCCACCTCCGCGAGGATGAACCCGAAGTCCAACGGCTGGTACGCGGGACCGGCACCGTATCTCCGGTCCCGACGCCGGCCTCCCGCCACCCGCTGCAGGGAGGCCTCGGTGCGGTGCATGGCCATCACGGCGGCCGGATAGGGCCCCGCCGAGGGGACGGCGGAGCGGTGGGTGAGGACGTCGCGGAGGGTGGTGCCGGCCTTCGAGGTCCTCTCGCTCCGCGGCCACCGACGGCCGGAACCGTAGTCGGGCCAGTACGCGGCCACGGGCGCGTCGAGGTCGAGCAGGCCTTCGCCGGCGAGCCGGTGCACCAGCAGGGACGTGAAGGGCTTGGAGGCGGAGAACAACCAGCCCAGGGCGTCCGGCTGACAGCGGACGGCCCCGTCCACCACGGTCCGCCCGCGGTGGATCACCGCCAGCTGCACCGAGGCCCCACGGGAGGCCGCCAGCTCGAGGAGATCGGAGGCATGCACGGGCCCAGCGTAATGAAGCTCCGCGCGCCTTGTCCCGTGCCGGCGTCGGGCTCTGGCCGCCCTACACTCGGCTGGTGGAGAACTTCTGGCTGGCCTTCGGGCTGACACTGCTCGCCGGCCTCTGCACCGGTATCGGTGGACTGATCTCGGTGGTCCCGCGGCGCGCGTCCGGCGCGTTCCTGTCCGTCTCGCTGGGCTTCTCGGCGGGCGTCATGCTCTACGTCTCCTTCATGGAGATCATGCCCAAGGCCTTGGACTCCCTGACCGCGGCCAATGGACCGGCTGCCGGACCGTGGGCTGCCGGAGCCGCATTCTTCGCCGGGGTCCTGCTCATCGGGGTCATCGACCGCCTGGTGCCCGAGCAGATCAACCCGCACGAGCCCGGTTTGGTCCATGATCCGGCTGCGGCCGTGAAGCGCCGTCGGATGATGAAGACCGGCACCGTGACGGCCCTGGCCATCGGAGTGCACAACTTCCCCGAGGGCTTCGCCACGTTCATCGCCGGACTCACCGACCTGCAGGTGGCACTGCCCGTGGCCCTGGCGATCGCCCTACACAACATCCCGGAGGGCGTGGCCGTGGCCGTGCCCATCCGCGAGGCGACCGGGTCCCGCCGCAGGGCCGTCCGGTGGTCCTTCCTCTCCGGACTGGCTGAACCGGCCGGGGCGTTGATCGGCTTCGCCCTGCTGATGCCCTTCATGAACGACTTCACCCTGGGACTCACCTTCGCCCTGGTGGCCGGCATCATGGTGTTCATCTCCCTCGATGAGCTGCTGCCCACCGCCCGCGAGTACGGAAAGCACCACCTGGCCATGTATGGGCTCGTGGCCGGCATGGCCGTCATGGCCGTTTCGCTGTTGCTGTTCGCGACGCTGTAGAACTGACCCATGACCACCGACCCCGGCGCCAACTCCGGCACCAACCCCGGCGCCAGCCCCGACATCACCGCCGCGCCCACTCCCGGCGTACCAACTCCCGGCGTCCCCTCCGTCCCTCC comes from Citricoccus muralis and encodes:
- a CDS encoding serine hydrolase domain-containing protein, coding for MHASDLLELAASRGASVQLAVIHRGRTVVDGAVRCQPDALGWLFSASKPFTSLLVHRLAGEGLLDLDAPVAAYWPDYGSGRRWPRSERTSKAGTTLRDVLTHRSAVPSAGPYPAAVMAMHRTEASLQRVAGGRRRDRRYGAGPAYQPLDFGFILAEVARRAVGRDGGRGVGGDGDVGWAGLLRELVLEPAGLHDVHPGVPDSELPRCLPFDGSLRAAPGGPVIAALLNRRVVRQAQIPAAGISTTALELARFYRYLLHVPEREALCTPSSDGGPDGWTRLPTRWGTGVQLGGTGAGCPLGETSTERTFGHNGSDVCLGWADPDLDLAVGLVTDRASGHPADRRLLVEVSDAIRSLAANSSGGASEILTTS
- the zupT gene encoding zinc transporter ZupT, producing MENFWLAFGLTLLAGLCTGIGGLISVVPRRASGAFLSVSLGFSAGVMLYVSFMEIMPKALDSLTAANGPAAGPWAAGAAFFAGVLLIGVIDRLVPEQINPHEPGLVHDPAAAVKRRRMMKTGTVTALAIGVHNFPEGFATFIAGLTDLQVALPVALAIALHNIPEGVAVAVPIREATGSRRRAVRWSFLSGLAEPAGALIGFALLMPFMNDFTLGLTFALVAGIMVFISLDELLPTAREYGKHHLAMYGLVAGMAVMAVSLLLFATL